GTTTTTAGGGAAGACGACCACCTTCGACTCCCCAAGAAAAAAATCCGAAGAATTATTTTGTGCTTATTGTGCCCTATGTTGCCATTGATTTGCCACAAAAAGTACATAAGGTACATAAGGGGTTTTTTGGGAACCGACTACCCTCAACCCACCAAGAATAAAAACCGGAAGAATTATTATGTGCTTTTTATGCCTTATGTGGCTATTGATTTACCACAAAAGGCACATAAAGTTTTTTCTCAGCGACAGCTTTTCCATTCAATCTATGAATCCGCGTACTTTTTATTAAAAACACACAGCTTCACTGAGCGGGCGTGTCTTATCGCGACTGCTGCCACCCTATTTGTAAGGAAACCTTCTATCTTTTGTATAATGTCGAGATTTTCCCGATTATTCAGGTCCCTCTATCCAAACAGGAACGTACGAATCGACGCCCGGATCGGAAATCCAAATCAATTCCTTTGTATTCGTATTCAATCTAAAAATCCGAATTATTTCTCCGGTCGAATGCGGATAATTCTTAATTATTGCCGAAAAAATAATATATTGCATCACTCTTGTCCAAGATCGGGTTAAAAAAAGTGACCTCTAAACGGGATAGAATCGTTGTGACGCAACCATCCTACCCGGAAAGAGGTCAACCCAATGATAAAGGCAGCCAGCTGTTTCACGCAAATCCTCGCTTTGGTCGACCGAGCCACGTTCGCACAAGCCATCAAACACCATAAAGCCGAACGTTATGCAAAAGGATTTAGTTGTTGGGAGCAGTTCGTTTCCATGTTGTTTTCTCAATTAGCCGGCGCCAATTCCCTACGGGAGATATCTGGCGGATTGGCTAGCGCCGGGGGAAAACTCATCCACCTGAACCTGAAGAAGTCCCCGTCCCGATCGACACTGGCCTACGCCAATAAACATCGT
This is a stretch of genomic DNA from Anaerolineales bacterium. It encodes these proteins:
- a CDS encoding DUF4372 domain-containing protein, with protein sequence MIKAASCFTQILALVDRATFAQAIKHHKAERYAKGFSCWEQFVSMLFSQLAGANSLREISGGLASAGGKLIHLNLKKSPSRSTLAYANKHRHWQVYQELFEHLLVQCRQWGGKRKRKFRFKNPLISLDA